In Meleagris gallopavo isolate NT-WF06-2002-E0010 breed Aviagen turkey brand Nicholas breeding stock chromosome 2, Turkey_5.1, whole genome shotgun sequence, the following are encoded in one genomic region:
- the SCARA3 gene encoding scavenger receptor class A member 3 isoform X2, giving the protein MREDLVGGEEEEMPSFCYRANGRARGGCSQCQKNLSLQTAVKVLYVFSVLLIVAVTVLAALVFKKVNSISGDISSAQMYYEEKILSIQEDLQELDEKSSGNCSLCLETGQLGQELGKLQGELEEIQKMLLVQEVLLDRTSRTHDTLSSSSNEISSEVADCSSSTRRLNESVGQLVAQLGGWRAITSQLDGSLKGLEQERFDVRAAMQQLNFTLGQTSDWIQLIQRKTDEETLTLQKMVTEWQNYTRLFAGLRATSTETGELVRSIQAGMGAAARQVGQNAEGMHDLVLQVMGLQLQLDNISSFLDDHKENMNDLRYHAKYAQNRTAERFETLEGRMASHEIEIGTIFTNINATDSHVHSMLRYLDDVRLSCTLGFHAHAEELYYLNKSLSLVQGTTDLLRERFGLLSARLDFDIRNLSMVMEEMKVVDVRHGEMLKNITILRGVPGLPGPRGLKGDVGIKGPAGSKGEKGDVGSLGSPGPPGSPGPPGPPGPQGERGPLGAKGFPGLKGAKGSFGQSGSRGQMGPKGDVGPPGPEGGPGPTGPPGPQGKLGLPGNPGAVGQIGPMGPKGDPGLRGPPGPPGPPGPPGP; this is encoded by the exons ATGAGAG AGGACCtggtgggaggagaggaggaggagatgccATCCTTCTGCTACCGAGCAAATG GCAGGGCACGGGGTGGCTGCAGCCAGTGTCAGAAGAACCTGTCCCTGCAGACGGCTGTCAAAGTCCTCTACGTCTTCTCCGTGCTGCTCATCGTGGCCGTGACCGTGCTGGCTGCCCTGG TCTTCAAGAAAGTCAactccatctctggagacatcaGCTCGGCCCAGATGTACTATGAGGAGAAGATCTTGTCCATCCAGGAGGACCTCCAGGAGTTGG ATGAGAAGAGCTCAGGCAACTGCTCCCTCTGCCTGGAGACAGGGCAGCTGGGCCAGGAGCTTGGCAAGCTGCAGGGTGAGCTGGAGGAGATCCAGAAGATGCTCTTGGTTCAGGAGGTCCTCCTCGACCGCACCTCTCGCACCCACGACACGCTCTCATCCAGCAGCAACGAGATCAGCAGCGAGGTGGCCGACTGCTCCTCCTCCACCCGACGGCTGAACGAGAGCGTGGGGCAACTGGTGGCCCAGCTGGGGGGCTGGCGGGCCATCACCTCCCAGCTTGATGGCTCACTCAAGGGCTTGGAACAGGAGCGCTTTGACGTGCGTGCCGCCATGCAGCAGCTCAACTTCACCTTGGGGCAAACCTCTGACTGGATCCAACTCATCCAGAGGAAGACGGACGAGGAGACGTTGACGCTGCAGAAGATGGTCACCGAGTGGCAGAACTACACACGGCTCTTTGCAGGACTGCGGGCCACCTCCACCGAGACGGGTGAGCTGGTCAGGAGCATCCAGGCTGGCATGGGTGCTGCAGCCCGGCAGGTGGGCCAGAACGCCGAGGGCATGCATGACCTGGTGCTGCAGGtgatggggctgcagctgcaacTGGACAACATCTCCTCCTTCCTGGATGACCACAAGGAGAACATGAACGACCTGCGCTACCACGCCAAGTATGCGCAGAACCGCACGGCTGAGCGCTTCGAGACGCTGGAAGGCCGGATGGCCTCGCATGAGATTGAGATTGGCACCATCTTCACCAACATCAACGCCACCGACAGCCACGTGCACAGCATGCTGCGCTATCTGGATGATGTGCGTCTCTCCTGCACTTTGGGTTTCCATGCTCATGCTGAGGAGCTCTACTACCTGAACAAGTCCCTCAGCCTGGTCCAGGGCACCACAGACCTTCTGCGGGAGCGCTTTGGATTGCTCAGTGCCCGGCTTGACTTCGACATCCGCAACCTGTCCATGGTGATGGAGGAGATGAAGGTGGTGGATGTCCGGCATGGGGAGATGCTGAAGAACATCACCATCTTACGAG GTGTGCCAGGCCTCCCAGGTCCCCGCGGCCTCAAGGGTGATGTTGGCATCAAGGGTCCCGCAGGAAGCAAAGGAGAGAAGGGCGacgtgggcagcctgggctcACCAGGCCCCCCTGGCTCCCCTGGACCTCCTGGTCCTCCTGGTCCCCAGGGGGAAAGGGGTCCCCTGGGTGCAAAGGGTTTTCCCGGCCTCAAGGGCGCTAAGGGCAGCTTTGGGCAGTCTGGCTCCAGGGGACAGATGGGACCCAAGGGAGATGTGGGTCCTCCAGGGCCAGAGGGGGGACCAGGACCAACAGGACCCCCTGGTCCTCAAGGAAAACTGGGGCTCCCCGGGAACCCCGGGGCTGTGGGACAGATCGGCCCCATGGGTCCCAAAGGAGACCCTGGTTTGAGAGGCCCCCCAGGACCGCCAGGTCCCCCCGGTCCTCCTGGCCCATGA
- the SCARA3 gene encoding scavenger receptor class A member 3 isoform X1, which produces MRAEDLVGGEEEEMPSFCYRANGRARGGCSQCQKNLSLQTAVKVLYVFSVLLIVAVTVLAALVFKKVNSISGDISSAQMYYEEKILSIQEDLQELDEKSSGNCSLCLETGQLGQELGKLQGELEEIQKMLLVQEVLLDRTSRTHDTLSSSSNEISSEVADCSSSTRRLNESVGQLVAQLGGWRAITSQLDGSLKGLEQERFDVRAAMQQLNFTLGQTSDWIQLIQRKTDEETLTLQKMVTEWQNYTRLFAGLRATSTETGELVRSIQAGMGAAARQVGQNAEGMHDLVLQVMGLQLQLDNISSFLDDHKENMNDLRYHAKYAQNRTAERFETLEGRMASHEIEIGTIFTNINATDSHVHSMLRYLDDVRLSCTLGFHAHAEELYYLNKSLSLVQGTTDLLRERFGLLSARLDFDIRNLSMVMEEMKVVDVRHGEMLKNITILRGVPGLPGPRGLKGDVGIKGPAGSKGEKGDVGSLGSPGPPGSPGPPGPPGPQGERGPLGAKGFPGLKGAKGSFGQSGSRGQMGPKGDVGPPGPEGGPGPTGPPGPQGKLGLPGNPGAVGQIGPMGPKGDPGLRGPPGPPGPPGPPGP; this is translated from the exons ATGAGAG CAGAGGACCtggtgggaggagaggaggaggagatgccATCCTTCTGCTACCGAGCAAATG GCAGGGCACGGGGTGGCTGCAGCCAGTGTCAGAAGAACCTGTCCCTGCAGACGGCTGTCAAAGTCCTCTACGTCTTCTCCGTGCTGCTCATCGTGGCCGTGACCGTGCTGGCTGCCCTGG TCTTCAAGAAAGTCAactccatctctggagacatcaGCTCGGCCCAGATGTACTATGAGGAGAAGATCTTGTCCATCCAGGAGGACCTCCAGGAGTTGG ATGAGAAGAGCTCAGGCAACTGCTCCCTCTGCCTGGAGACAGGGCAGCTGGGCCAGGAGCTTGGCAAGCTGCAGGGTGAGCTGGAGGAGATCCAGAAGATGCTCTTGGTTCAGGAGGTCCTCCTCGACCGCACCTCTCGCACCCACGACACGCTCTCATCCAGCAGCAACGAGATCAGCAGCGAGGTGGCCGACTGCTCCTCCTCCACCCGACGGCTGAACGAGAGCGTGGGGCAACTGGTGGCCCAGCTGGGGGGCTGGCGGGCCATCACCTCCCAGCTTGATGGCTCACTCAAGGGCTTGGAACAGGAGCGCTTTGACGTGCGTGCCGCCATGCAGCAGCTCAACTTCACCTTGGGGCAAACCTCTGACTGGATCCAACTCATCCAGAGGAAGACGGACGAGGAGACGTTGACGCTGCAGAAGATGGTCACCGAGTGGCAGAACTACACACGGCTCTTTGCAGGACTGCGGGCCACCTCCACCGAGACGGGTGAGCTGGTCAGGAGCATCCAGGCTGGCATGGGTGCTGCAGCCCGGCAGGTGGGCCAGAACGCCGAGGGCATGCATGACCTGGTGCTGCAGGtgatggggctgcagctgcaacTGGACAACATCTCCTCCTTCCTGGATGACCACAAGGAGAACATGAACGACCTGCGCTACCACGCCAAGTATGCGCAGAACCGCACGGCTGAGCGCTTCGAGACGCTGGAAGGCCGGATGGCCTCGCATGAGATTGAGATTGGCACCATCTTCACCAACATCAACGCCACCGACAGCCACGTGCACAGCATGCTGCGCTATCTGGATGATGTGCGTCTCTCCTGCACTTTGGGTTTCCATGCTCATGCTGAGGAGCTCTACTACCTGAACAAGTCCCTCAGCCTGGTCCAGGGCACCACAGACCTTCTGCGGGAGCGCTTTGGATTGCTCAGTGCCCGGCTTGACTTCGACATCCGCAACCTGTCCATGGTGATGGAGGAGATGAAGGTGGTGGATGTCCGGCATGGGGAGATGCTGAAGAACATCACCATCTTACGAG GTGTGCCAGGCCTCCCAGGTCCCCGCGGCCTCAAGGGTGATGTTGGCATCAAGGGTCCCGCAGGAAGCAAAGGAGAGAAGGGCGacgtgggcagcctgggctcACCAGGCCCCCCTGGCTCCCCTGGACCTCCTGGTCCTCCTGGTCCCCAGGGGGAAAGGGGTCCCCTGGGTGCAAAGGGTTTTCCCGGCCTCAAGGGCGCTAAGGGCAGCTTTGGGCAGTCTGGCTCCAGGGGACAGATGGGACCCAAGGGAGATGTGGGTCCTCCAGGGCCAGAGGGGGGACCAGGACCAACAGGACCCCCTGGTCCTCAAGGAAAACTGGGGCTCCCCGGGAACCCCGGGGCTGTGGGACAGATCGGCCCCATGGGTCCCAAAGGAGACCCTGGTTTGAGAGGCCCCCCAGGACCGCCAGGTCCCCCCGGTCCTCCTGGCCCATGA
- the LOC104910021 gene encoding uncharacterized protein LOC104910021 → MEFRNRSIRPWMEGYNGMMELQDEHKNPWVKEFPDVWARYDLDCGMVAEEEDVTWDRAPYQKEKSFQPDLDRVVASLLQQMLEEGIVVRGTSPYNSRLHVFSKKNGEKRLTLNFKAIHSVISRQPTESLHKMEVVTVLSPHSCYFSTLDLSCCSFAIPLTAASRLRFAFTFRGQQYLFTRLPPGFYLTNSIVHRRVARMLAQLPPKDKGWVSSYTDDMIIAGRTHEETASRTRRVLQLIQATGFKVKLWKAQLMQPEVDYLGMKLSARGWELQASKRERIANVPSPSDPSSLYSLLKMLGYHQDRVEDYAELELPLQRLMKEEWQWGQEQQQALRRLIQAILTAPALRFVSRSQPFIIRPTVNDETTGAALLQENEKGQMVPVWFKSDVLKKHQVFYSPEEKHCIAVVRAVHAFQDLIGTAPIVIQMPHSPWKYLLWGDTKTFCWPTPCKKQWNLLLVNGGENIPTAPQPSGALVRSAPPLQEVPSSVPHRDVWFTAGSWACTAALGFAATNLEERWLLGLMQHGSPAGVELEAIRVLLQEHRSSKPLYIYANAQSVVQGLRDGDSEVRKVGNEQLWQSIWQWVRDNPGVLHVRHSKDGEELKWNQKVVDRAQSIQAWVLSAHGQRVWEPSKHERQEIVALSHMGHVGVRKMLNRVRQVACWEGDCEQVAQWVQRCSCTSIPPQPQRTEGPWSQLQLAHVKGLPCSSKGCSSLLVLLDKFSRWVDAFPMQKGNTEEVVELLQAHVAQRSGMPCCVSVGHREHFLQEAVQTGLQMDVDVQYSPPNWVAAITTSLQRLAQSAGKRWADSLLLIVAALRATCVRREVLGPYQLCFHHPLVLRISPIEGEAAPGPTESLLLWLAQLREDRAEYKQRVEEAMESDSE, encoded by the coding sequence ATGGAGTTCCGGAACAGGAGCATCAGGCCATGGATGGAGGGGTACAATGGGATGATGGAGCTCCAAGATGAGCACAAGAACCCGTGGGTGAAGGAGTTCCCAGACGTGTGGGCGAGGTACGACTTGGACTGCGGGATGGTGGCCGAGGAGGAGGACGTGACCTGGGATCGAGCGCCGTAccaaaaagagaaatcattcCAGCCAGACTTGGACAGAGTGGTGGCCTCGCTGCTGCAACAGATGCTGGAGGAGGGCATCGTGGTGCGGGGCACGTCGCCCTACAACAGTCGTCTGCACGTCTTCTCCAAGAAAAATGGGGAGAAGCGGCTGACGCTCAACTTCAAAGCCATCCACAGCGTCATCTCCCGGCAGCCGACGGAGTCCCTGCACAAGATGGAGGTGGTGACGGTGCTCAGCCCTCACAGCTGCTATTTCTCCACCCTCGATCTGTCCTGCTGCTCCTTCGCCATCCCGCTGACGGCCGCTTCCAGGCTCAGGTTCGCCTTCACCTTCCGAGGGCAGCAGTATCTGTTCACCCGCCTGCCGCCAGGCTTCTACCTCACCAACAGCATCGTGCACCGCCGCGTGGCCCGCATGCTGGCCCAGCTGCCCCCAAAGGACAAAGGCTGGGTGTCTTCTTACACAGATGATATGATCATCGCTGGGAGAACCCATGAGGAGACCGCATCCCGCACCAGGAGGGTTCTGCAGCTGATCCAAGCCACCGGTTTTAAAGTTAAGCTGTGGAAGGCGCAGCTGATGCAGCCCGAGGTGGACTACCTGGGGATGAAGCTGTCGGCAcgtggctgggagctgcaggcaaGCAAACGGGAGCGCATTGCGAATGTCCCGTCCCCATCGGATCCAAGCAGCCTCTACTCGCTGCTGAAGATGCTAGGCTATCATCAGGACCGCGTGGAGGACtatgcagagctggagctgcctcTGCAGAGGCTGATGAAAGAGGAGTGGCAATGgggccaggagcagcagcaggcgcTGCGGAGGCTGATACAGGCCATCCTGACGGCGCCGGCATTGCGCTTCGTCAGTCGGTCGCAGCCATTCATCATCAGGCCGACGGTGAATGATGAGACCAcgggggctgctctgctgcaggagaaTGAGAAGGGGCAGATGGTCCCCGTCTGGTTCAAGTCCGACGTGCTGAAGAAGCACCAGGTGTTCTATTCGCCCGAGGAGAAGCACTGCATTGCGGTGGTCAGAGCAGTGCACGCGTTCCAGGATCTCATAGGGACAGCTCCAATCGTCATCCAAATGCCCCATTCCCCTTGGAAGTACCTCCTTTGGGGTGACACCAAGACCTTCTGCTGGCCGACCCCCTGCAAGAAGCAGTGGAACTTGCTGCTGGTCAATGGGGGGGAAAacatccccacagccccacagccctcagGCGCGCTGGTGCGCTCCGCACCTCCCCTACAAGAGGTACCATCCAGTGTGCCCCACAGAGATGTTTGGTTCACAGCGGGGAGCTGGGCCTGTACGGCAGCCTTAGGCTTTGCTGCCACCAACCTGGAGGAGCGCTGGCTGCTGGGGTTGATGCAGCATGGCTCGCCGGCTGGCGTGGAGCTGGAGGCCATCAGGGTGCTACTGCAGGAGCACCGGAGCTCCAAGCCCTTGTATATCTATGCCAATGCCCAGAGCGTGGTGCAAGGGCTGCGGGATGGGGACAGTGAGGTCAGAAAGGTGGGCAATGAGCAGTTGTGGCAGAGCATCTGGCAATGGGTGCGTGACAACCCGGGGGTGCTGCATGTTAGGCACAGCAAGGATGGGGAGGAGCTGAAGTGGAACCAGAAGGTGGTGGACAGAGCGCAGAGCATCCAAGCGTGGGTGTTGTCCGCTCATGGCCAGCGGGTGTGGGAGCCATCCAAGCATGAGAGGCAGGAGATCGTCGCCCTCAGCCATATGGGGCACGTGGGGGTGAGGAAGATGCTGAACAGGGTAAGGCAGGTGGCATGCTGGGAAGGGGACTGTGAGCAGGTGGCCCAGTGGGTGCAGCGCTGCAGCTGCACCAGTATCCCCCCGCAGCCCCAGCGCACAGAGGGGCCGTGGTCGCAGCTGCAGCTAGCCCACGTCAAGGGCCTGCCCTGCTCCTCGAAGGGCTGTTCCtccctgctggtgctgctggatAAGTTCTCGAGGTGGGTGGACGCCTTCCCAATGCAGAAAGGCAACACGGAGGAGGTGGTCGAGCTGCTGCAAGCGCACGTGGCACAGCGGTCGGGGATGCCGTGCTGTGTCAGCGTGGGGCACCGCGAGCATTTCCTGCAGGAAGCGGTGCAGACGGGGCTGCAGATGGATGTGGATGTGCAATACTCACCACCCAACTGGGTGGCAGCCATCACCACCAGCCTGCAGCGGCTGGCCCAGAGCGCGGGCAAACGCTGGGCAGACAGCTTGTTGCTCATCGTGGCCGCCCTTAGGGCCACCTGTGTGCGCAGAGAGGTGCTCGGCCCCTACCAGCTCTGCTTCCATCACCCGCTGGTCCTCAGGATCAGCCCCATCGAGGGAGAGGCAGCGCCTGGCCCCACCGAGTCCCTCTTGCTCTGGCTGGCGCAGCTGCGGGAGGACAGGGCTGAGTACAAGCAGAGGGTGGAGGAGGCCATGGAGAGTGATTCTGAGTAG
- the CLU gene encoding LOW QUALITY PROTEIN: clusterin (The sequence of the model RefSeq protein was modified relative to this genomic sequence to represent the inferred CDS: inserted 1 base in 1 codon), with translation MALLLLALLSLGLVCQGGQGLMPPSELKQLSAAGSKYIDTEVENAINGVKQMKTLMDKTSKEHQAMLHTLEETKRKKEEAVKLALEKEKQLAEKQDVCNESMLSLWEECKPCLKHTCMRVYSKICHSGSGLVGRQLEEFLNRSSPFSIWVNGERIDELLDREQRQERRFEDLEERFGLMEDGVEDIFQDSTQLYGPAFPFFRTPPFGGFREXFVPPVQRVHLVPRRRLSRELHPFFQHPVHGFHRLFQPLFEMTQRMLDGGHGAWEHPLGGFASEPRNFSTDRMVCREIRRNSAGCLRMRDECEKCREILAVDCSQTDPVQSQLREQFEDALRLAERFTRRYDDLLSAFQAEMLNTSSLLDQLNRQFGWVSRLKNLTQGTDGFLQVTTVFSKTPNLEDPSAPADTQVTVQLFDSEPLSLTVPGDISWDDPRFMEIVAEQALQHYKQKNTIE, from the exons ATGGCGCTGCTGCTGCTCGCCCTGCTCAGCCTGGGGCTCGTCTGCCAAGGGGGGCAAGGCCTCATGCCCCCCAGCGAGCTGAAAC AGCtctcagcagctggcagcaagtACATTGACACTGAAGTAGAGAACGCCATCAATGGGGTGAAGCAGATGAAGACACTGATGGACAAGACCAGCAAGGAGCACCAGGCAATGCTGCACACGCTGGAAGAGACCAAGAGGAAGAAGGAG gagGCGGTGAAGCTGGCCTTGgagaaggagaagcagctggCAGAGAAGCAGGATGTGTGCAACGAGTCGATGCTGTCACTGTGGGAGGAGTGCAAGCCCTGCCTCAAGCACACCTGCATGCGCGTCTACTCTAAGATATGCCACAGCGGCTCGGGGCTGGTGGGCCGCCAG CTGGAGGAATTCCTCAACCGCTCCTCGCCCTTCTCCATCTGGGTGAACGGTGAGCGCATCGACGAGCTGCTGGATCGGGAGCAGCGGCAGGAGCGGCGCTTCGAGGACCTGGAGGAGCGTTTTGGGCTGATGGAGGACGGCGTGGAAGACATCTTCCAGGACAGCACCCAGCTCTACGGGCCTGCCTTCCCCTTCTTCCGAACGCCGCCCTTCGGTGGTTTCCGTG GCTTCGTCCCACCTGTGCAACGTGTTCACCTGGTGCCACGCAGGAGGCTGTCCCGAGAGCTGCACCCCTTCTTTCAGCACCCTGTGCACGGCTTCCACCGcctcttccagccactctttgAGATGACGCAGCGCATGCTGGATGGGGGGCACGGCGCCTGGGAGCACCCACTGGGGGGCTTTGCCTCAG AACCCCGTAACTTCAGCACCGATCGCATGGTGTGCCGTGAGATCAGGCGCAACTCAGCTGGCTGCCTGCGGATGCGGGACGAGTGCGAGAAGTGCCGGGAGATCCTGGCTGTGG ACTGCTCACAGACAGACCCGGTGCAGAGCCAGCTGCGGGAGCAGTTTGAGGATGCCCTGCGCCTGGCTGAGCGCTTCACCCGCCGCTACGATGACCTCCTCAGCGCCTTCCAGGCTGAGATGCTCAACACCAGCAGCCTCCTGGATCAGCTCAACCGCCAGTTCGGTTGGGTCTCACGCCTGAAAAACCTCACGCAGGGCACTGATGGGTTCCTGCAGGTCACCACG GTGTTCTCCAAAACCCCCAACCTTGAGGACCCGTCAGCCCCTGCCGACACGCAGGTGACGGTGCAGCTCTTTGACTCAGAGCCACTGTCGCTCACTGTGCCTGGGGACATCTCCTGGGATGATCCACGCTTCATGGAGATCGTGGCCgagcaggcactgcagcactacaagcagaaaaacaccAT AGAGTAG
- the SLC35F6 gene encoding solute carrier family 35 member F6, with translation MAWSRYQLGLAALMLLTGSINTLAAKWADNFSAAGCGGMKEHSFQHPFLQAVGMFLGEFSCLAVFYLLLWRDRRRPEPSMAPSQPFSSLLFLPPALCDMTGTSIMYVALNMTSASSFQMLRGSVIIFTGLLSVAFLGRKLELSQWLGILVTIVGLVVVGLADLHSSHDQKHKLSEVITGDLLIIMAQVIVAIQMVLEEKFVYKHDVHPLRAVGTEGFFGFIILALLLVPMYYIPAGSFSGNPRQVLEDALDAFCQIGRQPLIALALLGNISSIAFFNFAGISVTKEISATTRMVLDSLRTVVIWAVSLALGWELFHGLQILGFAILLMGAALYNGLHRPMLARLARSRADGSEAERERLLHAENTTINSER, from the exons ATGGCGTGGTCTCGGTACCAGCTGGGCCTGGCTGCCCTCATGCTGCTCACCGGCTCCATCAACACTCTGGCGGCCAA ATGGGCTGACAACTTCAGCGCTGCTGGCTGTGGTGGGATGAAGGAGCACAGCTTCCAGCACCCCTTCCTGCAG GCCGTGGGCATGTTCCTGGGTGAGTTCTCCTGCCTGGCTGTGTTCTACCTGCTGCTGTGGAGGGACCGGCGGAGGCCGGAGCCCAGCATGGCACCATCACAGCCCTTCAGCTCGCTGCTTTTCCTGCCCCCTGCACTCTGCGACATGACTGGGACCAGCATCATGTATGTGG CCCTGAACATGACCAGTGCCTCCAGCTTCCAGATGCTGCGGGGATCCGTCATCATCTTCACTGGGCTCCTCTCTGTGGCCTTCTTGGGCCGCAAGCTGGAGCTGAGCCAGTGGCTGGGCATCCTGGTCACCATCGTGGGGCTGGTGGTGGTGGGACTGGCTGACCTGCACAGCAGCCACGACCAGAAGCACAAGCTCAGCGAGGTGATAACTG GTGACCTGCTTATCATCATGGCACAGGTGATCGTTGCCATCCAGATGGTGCTGGAGGAGAAGTTTGTCTACAAACATGATGTGCACCCGCTGCGGGCTGTCGGCACCGAAG GTTTTTTCGGTTTCATCAtcctggccctgctgctggTCCCCATGTACTACATCCCAGCGGGCAGCTTCAGTGGGAACCCCCGACAGGTGCTGGAGGATGCCCTCGATGCCTTCTGCCAGATCGGCCGGCAGCCCCTCATCGCCCTGGCCCTGTTGGGTAACATCAGCAGCATCGCCTTCTTCAATTTCGCCGGCATCAGCGTCACCAAAGAGATCAGTGCCACCACCCGCATGGTGCTGGACAGCCTCCGCACCGTCGTCATCTGGGCTGTCAGCCTGGCGCTGGGCTGGGAGCTTTTCCACGGCCTGCAGATTTTGGGTTTTGCCATCTTGCTGATGGGTGCTGCCCTCTACAATGGGCTGCACCGCCCTATGCTCGCCCGCCTGGCCCGGAGCAGGGCTGATGGCAGCGAGGCCGAACGGGAGAGATTGCTGCATGCAGAGAACACTACCATCAACAGTGAACGCTGA